In Synechococcus sp. Nb3U1, one DNA window encodes the following:
- a CDS encoding alpha/beta hydrolase encodes MGWSRGLLALGLGLGTVLASLGQVWGAERLAVFLPPLIEVSLPVEDLAQFARNGTVSRRLGFYLRRLTPEQQAALADLLTRDFNLNQVTVSQFTYSAIGEDLLRRLTLVLHSSSEGEAEFYALRAALILAAGDPEGLTLANILRYYPLEKLQIDLDMSIRIVREASQLFRQRDLAIAGLRQEATQADQSASLAYLDSSNLVSQNSAQSSLNPEQPGAFEWQVESFRFANPERDTPVPVDVYLPERIGRIPLVVISHGIASDRNTFAYLARHLASQGLGVTVLEHPGTSVERVRSFLSGFGSLPGPYEWVARPKDISLLLDELEQKAQQNPSRWGQLDLESVGLFGQSFGGYTVLATAGAGLSSAQLQENCQTSNSSLGLTLNASLLLQCRALDLFQDPLLTEQVEQLVDKRIQAVFALNPLTSTVFGPEGLGQVGIPVMIMAGSEDYFAPSLPEQIEPFTWLGSQQRYLVMVEGSTHFTFLGGGGQGAFPVPQELIGPDPQAARPLLKGLTTAFFKTYLQAETDSEAYAAYLNSSYAEALTPAPLRTTLIRELTPEQIQLAPNP; translated from the coding sequence ATGGGTTGGTCGCGAGGGCTGTTGGCCTTGGGCCTGGGATTGGGGACGGTTTTGGCCAGCCTGGGTCAGGTGTGGGGCGCCGAGCGCTTGGCAGTGTTTTTGCCCCCCTTGATCGAGGTCTCCTTGCCTGTGGAGGATTTGGCTCAATTTGCTCGCAATGGCACCGTCAGTCGGCGATTGGGTTTTTATCTGCGGCGGCTCACCCCCGAGCAACAGGCCGCTTTGGCGGATTTGCTGACGCGAGACTTCAACCTCAACCAGGTGACGGTGAGCCAGTTCACCTACTCTGCGATTGGGGAAGATCTGCTGCGGCGGTTGACCTTGGTGTTGCATTCTTCTAGCGAGGGAGAGGCGGAGTTCTATGCTTTGCGGGCGGCCCTGATTTTGGCGGCAGGGGATCCCGAGGGGCTGACGTTGGCCAACATCCTGCGCTACTACCCGCTGGAGAAGCTGCAGATTGATCTGGATATGAGCATTCGCATTGTGCGAGAGGCCAGCCAACTGTTTCGCCAGCGGGATCTAGCGATCGCAGGGCTGCGACAGGAAGCCACGCAAGCAGATCAGTCGGCTTCCTTGGCCTATTTGGACTCTTCCAACTTGGTATCCCAAAACTCGGCCCAGTCCAGCCTTAACCCCGAGCAACCCGGAGCGTTTGAGTGGCAGGTGGAGAGTTTCCGCTTTGCCAACCCTGAGCGAGACACCCCTGTGCCGGTGGATGTGTATTTGCCGGAGAGGATAGGGCGGATCCCGTTGGTGGTGATCTCTCACGGCATTGCCTCGGATCGCAATACCTTTGCCTATTTGGCTCGCCATTTGGCCTCCCAGGGTTTGGGGGTGACGGTGTTGGAGCATCCTGGCACCAGTGTGGAGCGAGTGCGCAGCTTTTTGTCGGGGTTTGGCTCTTTGCCGGGGCCCTATGAGTGGGTGGCACGACCCAAAGATATCTCTCTGCTGTTAGATGAGCTGGAGCAGAAAGCCCAACAGAACCCAAGCCGTTGGGGCCAACTGGATCTAGAATCGGTGGGGCTGTTTGGCCAATCCTTTGGAGGATACACAGTGTTGGCGACAGCGGGGGCTGGCCTCAGTTCGGCCCAATTGCAGGAAAACTGCCAAACTTCCAATTCTTCTTTGGGCCTGACCCTGAATGCTTCTTTGTTGCTGCAATGCCGGGCGCTGGATCTGTTTCAGGATCCCCTCCTGACGGAACAGGTGGAGCAACTGGTAGATAAACGAATCCAGGCGGTGTTTGCCCTGAACCCCCTCACTAGCACGGTGTTCGGCCCGGAAGGATTAGGCCAAGTGGGGATTCCAGTGATGATTATGGCCGGCAGCGAAGATTATTTTGCCCCTTCTTTGCCTGAGCAGATTGAACCTTTTACCTGGTTGGGATCCCAGCAGCGGTATCTGGTGATGGTGGAGGGATCCACTCATTTCACCTTTTTGGGCGGGGGTGGTCAGGGGGCGTTTCCGGTGCCCCAGGAGTTGATCGGGCCGGATCCCCAGGCTGCTCGACCTTTGCTCAAGGGCTTGACGACAGCCTTTTTCAAAACATATTTGCAGGCAGAGACAGACTCAGAAGCCTATGCAGCTTATCTGAACTCCTCCTACGCCGAGGCGCTCACCCCTGCTCCGCTGCGTACCACCTTGATTCGAGAGCTGACGCCCGAACAGATCCAACTGGCCCCGAACCCATGA
- the hisB gene encoding imidazoleglycerol-phosphate dehydratase HisB — protein MTAIDSPRLLQPRIASVHRRTGETDVQIQLNLDGNGHHDIATGIPFLDHMLAQLSTHGLIDLSVKAIGDLHIDDHHTNEDVGITLGQALAQALQDRRGIQRFGHFWAPLDEALVQVVMDFSGRPHLSYGLELTSERIGRYETQLVREFYQAVVNHAQLTLHIRQAAGINAHHIVEASFKAFARALRMAIERDPRRQEGIPSSKGVL, from the coding sequence ATGACTGCTATCGACTCTCCCCGTCTGCTTCAGCCAAGAATTGCCTCCGTTCATCGTCGCACCGGCGAAACCGACGTTCAGATCCAGCTCAATTTAGATGGCAATGGCCACCACGACATCGCTACCGGGATCCCTTTTTTGGATCACATGCTGGCGCAACTGAGTACCCATGGCCTCATCGATCTGTCTGTCAAAGCGATCGGGGATCTGCACATCGACGATCACCATACCAATGAAGATGTGGGCATTACCCTCGGGCAAGCCCTGGCACAAGCCTTGCAAGATCGGCGGGGCATTCAGCGCTTCGGCCATTTTTGGGCCCCTTTGGATGAAGCCTTGGTGCAGGTGGTGATGGATTTTTCCGGTCGCCCCCACCTCAGCTACGGCCTAGAGTTGACCAGTGAACGGATTGGTCGCTACGAAACCCAGTTGGTACGGGAGTTTTATCAGGCGGTGGTGAACCACGCTCAGCTCACCCTCCACATCCGTCAGGCTGCTGGGATCAATGCCCATCATATTGTTGAGGCCAGTTTTAAGGCCTTTGCCCGTGCCCTGCGCATGGCCATAGAACGGGATCCCCGCCGACAAGAAGGGATCCCCAGCTCGAAGGGGGTGCTGTAG
- a CDS encoding PspA/IM30 family protein, with amino-acid sequence MGLFDRVSRIIRSNINALVSSAEDPEKILNQTIQDMSEDHFQMRQAVAQAIASQKRMERQYEQAVQSVNEWQNRAELALRNSNEALAREALVRKKTFSETAQSMKRQLDEQTKQVEILKTNMTKLESKISEAKTKKDMLIARARSAKASQQINEVIGRVNTTNAFSAFERMEEKVNTLEAQSAAVAELAVDTLENQFAALEAGGSDVDHELLMLKASVQGQLPPGELKTPNQESSGDEVDLELENLRKEIDQL; translated from the coding sequence ATGGGATTGTTCGATCGGGTCAGCCGAATCATCAGATCCAATATCAATGCGCTGGTCAGTAGCGCCGAAGATCCAGAGAAAATCCTGAACCAAACCATCCAGGATATGTCTGAGGATCACTTCCAGATGCGGCAGGCCGTCGCCCAGGCCATTGCCAGCCAAAAGCGGATGGAGCGACAGTACGAGCAGGCCGTGCAAAGCGTCAACGAATGGCAAAACCGCGCTGAGTTAGCCCTGCGCAACAGCAACGAAGCCCTAGCCCGCGAAGCCTTGGTGCGCAAAAAAACTTTCAGCGAGACCGCCCAGAGCATGAAGCGGCAGTTGGATGAGCAGACCAAGCAAGTGGAAATCCTGAAAACCAACATGACCAAGCTGGAGAGCAAGATCTCCGAAGCCAAGACCAAGAAGGACATGTTGATCGCCCGGGCACGCTCGGCCAAAGCTTCTCAGCAAATCAACGAGGTGATCGGGCGGGTGAACACCACCAATGCCTTCTCTGCTTTTGAGCGGATGGAAGAGAAGGTGAACACTCTAGAAGCTCAGTCTGCGGCGGTGGCAGAGCTAGCGGTAGATACCCTTGAGAACCAATTTGCTGCCTTGGAGGCAGGCGGATCCGACGTGGATCATGAATTGTTGATGCTCAAAGCCTCGGTACAGGGCCAGTTGCCCCCTGGAGAGCTAAAAACCCCGAACCAGGAATCCAGCGGTGATGAAGTGGATCTGGAATTGGAAAATCTCCGCAAAGAGATCGACCAGCTCTGA
- a CDS encoding pentapeptide repeat-containing protein — MTTASIKPLLNAKQLLQAYASGQRDFSGSNLSGAQLSGVNLKGIILRDANLSGADLRESDLSGADLTGADLRGAKLRRVNLIGAKLVKADFRGANLYRAKLLRSDLTEAELNRADLRIGADLREAIITNTHFRGALYDEYTKFPDGFNPAEMGM; from the coding sequence ATGACGACAGCGAGTATCAAGCCCCTCCTTAATGCCAAGCAACTGTTGCAGGCTTATGCCTCTGGCCAGCGGGATTTTTCGGGATCCAATCTGAGTGGGGCCCAATTGAGCGGGGTAAATTTGAAGGGCATTATCCTGCGGGACGCCAACCTGAGTGGGGCAGATTTGCGCGAGTCGGATTTGTCAGGGGCGGATCTCACGGGTGCTGATCTGCGCGGGGCCAAGTTGCGGCGGGTCAACCTGATCGGGGCCAAGTTGGTCAAAGCAGACTTTCGCGGGGCCAATCTCTATCGGGCCAAGTTGCTCAGATCTGATTTGACCGAGGCAGAACTGAACCGGGCCGATTTGCGCATTGGGGCGGATCTACGCGAAGCCATCATTACCAACACCCATTTTCGGGGTGCCCTTTACGACGAGTACACCAAGTTCCCGGATGGCTTTAACCCAGCTGAGATGGGCATGTAG
- the cysQ gene encoding 3'(2'),5'-bisphosphate nucleotidase CysQ, translating to MFNNLQGSELADWLPHIARLSKAAGQAILQVYRQEQIHVSAKADHSPLTEADLASHHLIVHGLKELTPAIPVLSEESGGIPYAERQAWRQFWLVDPLDGTKEFIQRNGQFTVNIALVEEGIPILGVVHAPVLDLTYTAAQKVGAYKGETRLCTRPYPEGSLKVVASRSHANPETEQFLNRLQTHYGPLEVSSLGSSLKFCLVAEGSAHLYPRFGPTMEWDTAAAQCVVEQAGGKVTNLKGDPLRYNKPDLHNPPFVVAAQDAAQLWQDLLG from the coding sequence ATGTTCAACAATCTCCAAGGCAGCGAGTTAGCCGATTGGTTACCTCATATCGCTCGTTTGTCGAAAGCCGCAGGGCAGGCCATTTTGCAGGTCTACCGGCAAGAGCAGATACATGTGAGTGCCAAGGCGGATCATTCGCCCCTCACCGAGGCGGATTTGGCCTCTCACCACCTGATTGTGCACGGGCTGAAGGAACTCACCCCAGCAATCCCGGTGCTATCAGAAGAATCCGGTGGGATCCCCTACGCTGAGCGGCAGGCTTGGAGGCAGTTCTGGCTGGTGGATCCCTTGGATGGCACCAAGGAGTTCATTCAGCGCAACGGCCAGTTCACGGTGAATATCGCCCTTGTGGAGGAAGGGATCCCGATTTTGGGGGTGGTTCATGCGCCGGTTTTGGATCTCACCTATACGGCTGCTCAAAAGGTGGGCGCCTACAAAGGAGAGACACGGCTTTGCACCCGCCCTTACCCGGAAGGATCCCTCAAGGTGGTGGCCAGCCGTTCCCACGCCAATCCCGAAACCGAGCAATTCTTAAACCGGCTGCAAACCCATTACGGCCCACTGGAGGTCAGCTCCCTCGGTAGCTCTCTCAAATTTTGTCTGGTAGCAGAGGGATCTGCCCATCTCTATCCCCGCTTTGGTCCCACTATGGAATGGGATACTGCCGCCGCTCAATGTGTCGTCGAGCAGGCTGGGGGGAAAGTTACCAACTTGAAAGGGGATCCCTTGCGCTACAACAAACCTGATCTGCACAACCCACCCTTTGTGGTGGCAGCTCAGGATGCAGCTCAGTTGTGGCAAGATCTGCTCGGGTAA
- the hisF gene encoding imidazole glycerol phosphate synthase subunit HisF, which yields MLAKRIIPCLDVAAGRVVKGIQFVQLRDAGDPVELAQAYDQAGADELVFLDITATHEERAILLEVVQRTAEQVFIPLTVGGGIRDLEGVRQLLRAGADKVSLNSAAVKDPDLVSQASRWFGSQCIVVAIDARAKAGGEGWEVYVRGGRQPTGLDAIEWAKTMAERGAGEILLTSMDADGTQAGYDLALTRQVADAVSVPVIASGGAGECTHIRQALQEGGAEAALLASLLHYGQLTIPQIKADLAAHGLLVRT from the coding sequence ATGCTGGCCAAGCGGATCATTCCCTGTCTGGATGTGGCAGCAGGGCGTGTGGTGAAAGGGATTCAATTTGTGCAATTGCGGGATGCCGGGGATCCAGTAGAGCTGGCCCAAGCTTACGACCAAGCAGGGGCAGACGAGCTGGTGTTTTTGGATATCACCGCCACCCACGAAGAACGGGCTATTCTGCTGGAGGTAGTGCAGCGGACAGCAGAGCAGGTGTTCATTCCCCTCACGGTCGGGGGCGGGATCCGCGATCTCGAGGGTGTGCGACAACTGTTGCGGGCGGGGGCGGATAAAGTCAGTCTCAACTCTGCGGCGGTGAAGGATCCAGATTTGGTCAGTCAGGCCAGCCGTTGGTTCGGATCCCAGTGTATTGTCGTGGCCATCGATGCCCGGGCCAAAGCAGGAGGAGAGGGCTGGGAAGTGTATGTGCGCGGGGGGCGGCAGCCGACGGGGTTGGATGCGATCGAATGGGCCAAAACCATGGCAGAGCGGGGGGCCGGAGAGATCTTGCTCACCAGTATGGATGCGGATGGCACGCAGGCGGGCTACGACCTAGCCTTGACCCGTCAGGTGGCGGATGCGGTATCGGTGCCGGTGATTGCCTCGGGGGGAGCAGGGGAATGTACCCATATTCGGCAAGCCCTGCAGGAAGGGGGAGCAGAAGCGGCGCTTTTGGCTTCTTTGTTGCACTATGGTCAATTGACGATCCCCCAGATCAAGGCAGACTTGGCGGCGCATGGACTGTTGGTGCGCACCTGA
- a CDS encoding Get3/ArsA fold putative tail anchor-mediating ATPase NosAFP, with product MSQILTFLGKGGTGRSTLAVAAARAAAQQGRRVLLVGHQAGPGLEMLLGGIPLSGEPLTIAANLSVVQLRTTQLLEQNWTAAKELEAQYVRTPFFREIYGQELGVLPGMDQALALEALRRYDASGQYDCILYDGPGDLTTLRAFGIPEVASWYWRRASKAFLGSDLAKTLRPFAEPLLRSVSNVEFSSLEDLPDRMGGMTNILEQGRQAIADPRRVLAHLVTTLDPMAIQTARYLWGSAQMVGLTVGGLWVTPIGSGPVPTAEFAPLTVRSLPVRQESDWSALEAAVGGVFTVPDVPPPLAIDEGSRTVKLFIPGFNKTQIELSQSGPELTITAGDQRRNLFLPPSLAGRQVAGAKFQEPFLIISFG from the coding sequence ATGAGCCAGATTCTCACGTTCTTGGGCAAGGGGGGGACGGGTCGCAGCACCTTGGCGGTGGCGGCGGCACGCGCTGCTGCCCAACAGGGGCGGCGGGTACTCCTGGTAGGACACCAGGCGGGGCCAGGGCTGGAAATGCTCTTGGGTGGGATCCCGCTGTCGGGGGAACCTCTGACGATTGCGGCCAATTTGAGTGTGGTACAGCTCCGTACTACCCAGCTCTTGGAGCAGAACTGGACGGCGGCCAAAGAGCTGGAAGCCCAGTACGTGCGTACCCCCTTTTTCCGGGAAATCTACGGGCAGGAGCTGGGGGTATTGCCGGGAATGGATCAGGCCCTGGCCCTGGAGGCACTACGCCGTTACGATGCCAGCGGCCAATACGACTGCATTCTCTACGATGGGCCGGGGGATCTGACCACATTGCGGGCGTTCGGGATCCCTGAGGTGGCCAGTTGGTACTGGCGGCGGGCTTCCAAAGCCTTTCTGGGATCCGATTTGGCCAAAACCCTGCGACCGTTTGCCGAGCCGCTGTTGCGTTCGGTCAGCAATGTCGAGTTTTCTTCTCTAGAAGACCTGCCGGATCGCATGGGGGGCATGACCAACATTTTGGAGCAGGGGCGACAGGCGATTGCGGATCCGCGCCGAGTCTTGGCGCATTTGGTCACCACTCTTGATCCGATGGCGATCCAAACCGCCCGTTACCTCTGGGGGAGTGCCCAAATGGTGGGGCTGACGGTGGGTGGCCTTTGGGTAACACCGATTGGTTCGGGGCCGGTGCCGACAGCGGAGTTTGCTCCCCTGACGGTGCGTTCTCTACCTGTGCGCCAGGAATCCGATTGGTCTGCTTTGGAGGCTGCGGTGGGCGGTGTGTTCACTGTGCCGGATGTGCCCCCGCCCTTGGCAATTGACGAGGGATCCCGTACGGTGAAGCTGTTTATCCCGGGCTTTAATAAAACGCAAATCGAGCTGAGCCAGTCGGGGCCGGAGCTGACAATCACTGCCGGCGATCAACGGCGCAATTTGTTTTTGCCGCCCAGTTTGGCAGGCCGACAAGTGGCTGGAGCCAAGTTTCAAGAACCCTTTTTGATCATCAGTTTTGGCTAA
- a CDS encoding KH domain-containing protein, with amino-acid sequence MPDYKALAYLLIEPLISPAQLQMDLETTCAGQKVWLRLAFDPKDRGRVFGRGGRTMQAIRQVMMAAAQLAGQSLHIEVYGDGGERSREGRE; translated from the coding sequence ATGCCAGACTACAAAGCTCTTGCCTATCTTCTGATCGAGCCGTTGATTAGCCCCGCTCAGTTGCAGATGGACTTAGAAACCACCTGTGCTGGGCAAAAAGTGTGGCTGCGGCTGGCCTTTGACCCGAAAGATCGCGGACGAGTGTTCGGTCGGGGAGGACGCACTATGCAGGCGATTCGGCAGGTGATGATGGCGGCGGCTCAGTTGGCCGGGCAATCTCTGCACATTGAAGTCTATGGAGATGGTGGGGAACGGAGTCGGGAGGGGCGGGAATGA
- the rpsP gene encoding 30S ribosomal protein S16, translating to MVKLRLKRYGKKQQPSYRIIAIESKTRREARPLEELGYYNPRTKETVLETGSLLKWLRCGAQPTDTLQGILKKAGIYNMLEAGEGGVVASIRIPAMAKPEVGIPEVAEEPAVATAEAEAAELVAEVAAVAEPETAQPEEGEPVVAEVETPAEPKVEEAAEA from the coding sequence ATGGTAAAATTGCGGCTCAAGCGCTACGGAAAGAAGCAACAACCCAGCTATCGCATCATCGCCATCGAGAGTAAAACTCGCCGTGAAGCCCGTCCACTGGAGGAGCTGGGCTACTACAACCCCCGCACCAAGGAAACCGTTTTGGAAACGGGTAGCCTGCTGAAATGGTTGCGCTGCGGCGCTCAGCCCACCGATACCTTGCAAGGAATCCTCAAAAAAGCGGGCATTTACAACATGTTGGAAGCGGGCGAAGGTGGGGTCGTCGCATCGATTCGGATCCCGGCCATGGCTAAGCCCGAAGTTGGGATCCCTGAGGTAGCTGAAGAGCCTGCCGTTGCAACTGCTGAAGCTGAGGCTGCTGAGCTTGTTGCTGAAGTGGCTGCTGTCGCTGAGCCTGAAACAGCCCAACCAGAAGAAGGAGAGCCCGTTGTGGCGGAAGTGGAAACCCCGGCAGAGCCTAAAGTTGAGGAAGCGGCTGAGGCTTAG